From one Phaeodactylum tricornutum CCAP 1055/1 PHATR_bd_31x35 genomic scaffold, whole genome shotgun sequence genomic stretch:
- a CDS encoding predicted protein: MQDPPLSHKPPSFMKTLKKKNYVPKMKAMPASLATNTVSRAGKAAGNVAGQTVNLTTKTVGMAGTAVNMATLGMAGTGVNAVGKMGKYASKKLTGKGRRAKLHKQHSWLAWDSRVTAPFIKLDLLLECHRLPKKDSFCPADAFACVWEVPSGFKSNSKRVNRMPTRQEREIGRTEIVRGNRDPLFSTTFRLEFKFHEEQTYLVRVYNEDLRYSTDLKEHDFIGGCIFTLGELLGSSGCSIAMPLYRGKSFVVLTGREIVETREVLEFRFSGQDLGLLERKNNKAQVAKDVLETMQKLNVAKTVLEKFDSYFRIEKLDREDQSWSMIWKSEVVSDNENPTWNAARLPLQLLCGDEPTNPLKISIWVWNRFIPDESVGFVETSVDELIQKAKRGIPVFNVMAERRKLFGGVKLKKAGVLKGLKSSVLQIPSMLQYISGGCEMDLIFAIDCSDVNGDWRNANSLHFHSEEWLNDYQAIIHKVGTIYDGFERRQKYTMFGYGARIEGVNQQCFSLGENLQNADDLVNCYDDTFSQGNCDLELGARVELKHVVQSAVYRSIRLSQQRQSFSTLVVLSTGAIDDLAATIDVVCAAAEDAPLSIVIVGIGNDGNFETIHKLTGAEQGKLRHSNGVPIARDIVHFVPMHEFHGNVRACVAESLHDVPEQFVQHFTNAGIKPNPPRAVPDFSLNQVFGEPHSRADNLMKKGSSHKDRKNGNSSVHRR, from the exons ATGCAAGACCCTCCCCTTTCCCATAAACCGCCATCGTTTATGAAAAcgctgaagaagaaaaactacgtcccaaaaatgaaagcTATGCCTGCTTCCCTTGCGACTAATACAGTGTCTAGAGCTGGCAAAGCAGCCGGTAATGTCGCGGGTCAGACCGTGAatttgacgacgaaaacagTGG GTATGGCGGGTACCGCGGTGAATATGGCAACCCTCGGTATGGCAGGAACAGGAGTGAACGCTGTAGGAAAAATGGGGAAATATGCTTCAAAAAAACTGACGGGGAAGGGGCGACGAGCCAAGTTGCATAAACAGCATTCTTGGTTGGCATGGGATTCTCGTGTAACGGCACCGTTCATAAAACTTGATCTTCTACTTGAATGTCATCGACTGCCAAAGAAAGACAGCTTTTGCCCAGCAGATGCATTTGCCTGTGTATGGGAAGTGCCTTCTGGTTTCAAGTCAAACAGCAAAAGAGTCAACAGAATGCCGACTCGTCAAGAACGAGAAATTGGCAGAACTGAGATTGTACGCGGTAACAGGGATCCTCTTTTCTCAACCACATTTCGACTTGAATTTAAGTTTCATGAAGAACAAACCTATCTCGTAAGGGTATACAACGAAGATCTACGCTACTCGACTGATCTCAAGGAGCACGATTTTATCGGCGGGTGCATATTCACCCTCGGCGAGCTTTTGGGTTCCAGTGGGTGTAGTATCGCAATGCCGTTATACCGCGGAAAGtcgtttgttgttttgactgGGCGAGAAATCGTTGAGACTCGTGAGGTATTAGAATTTCGCTTTTCGGGACAGGATCTTGGGTTGCTGGAGCGAAAAAATAATAAAGCGCAAGTTGCCAAAGACGTCTTGGAGACAATGCAGAAGCTGAACGTCGCAAAGACCGTGCTAGAAAAGTTCGACTCCTACTTCAGAATAGAGAAATTAGATAGGGAAGACCAGAGCTGGTCTATGATTTGGAAATCAGAAGTTGTAAGCGACAATGAGAACCCAACGTGGAACGCGGCAAGACTCCCTTTACAGCTACTCTGCGGCGATGAGCCGACGAATCCTCTCAAAATATCCATCTGGGTCTGGAATCGCTTTATACCAGACGAAAGCGTAGGGTTTGTAGAGACCTCCGTAGACGAACTCATACAGAAAGCGAAGCGCGGGATCCCCGTCTTCAATGTGATGGCGGAAAGAAGGAAACTCTTCGGCGGCGTCAAACTAAAGAAAGCTGGAGTACTCAAAGGGTTAAAGAGCTCTGTACTGCAAATTCCAAGTATGCTACAGTACATCTCGGGAGGATGCGAGATGGACTTAATCTTTGCCATTGACTGTAGCGATGTCAACGGCGATTGGCGAAATGCAAATAGCCTTCATTTTCATTCTGAAGAATGGCTGAACGATTACCAAGCAATTATCCACAAAGTAGGGACGATATATGACGGATTCGAGAGAAGACAGAAATACACGATGTTCGGCTATGGTGCAAGGATTGAAGGAGTCAATCAGCAGTGTTTCTCTCTGGGTGAAAATCTTCAAAATGCTGATGATTTGGTCAACTGCTACGATGACACGTTCTCACAAGGTAATTGTGATCTTGAGCTGGGGGCACGAGTCGAGCTGAAACACGTTGTTCAATCGGCAGTCTATCGATCCATTCGACTGAGTCAACAACGGCAGTCTTTTTCCACTTTGGTAGTGCTGTCCACAGGAGCGATTGACGATCTCGCTGCTACAATCGACGTCGTTTGTGCGGCAGCTGAAGACGCCCCTTTGTCTATTGTCATTGTAGGTATCGGAAACGATGGAAATTTCGAGACCATTCACAAGCTGACAGGCGCCGAACAAGGAAAATTGAGGCATTCGAATGGTGTGCCCATTGCCAGGGACATTGTGCACTTTGTACCAATGCATGAATTTCATGGCAACGTCCGTGCATGTGTAGCGGAATCCTTGCATGACGTACCGGAACAATTTGTTCAGCATTTCACCAATGCTGGCATCAAACCAAATCCTCCCCGTGCAGTTCCGGATTTTTCGCTCAACCAAGTATTTGGGGAGCCACATTCTCGCGCCGACAATCTAATGAAAAAAGGAAGCAGTCATAAAGATAGGAAAAATGGCAATAGCTCAGTGCATCGGAGGTGA